In Holophagales bacterium, one DNA window encodes the following:
- a CDS encoding UDP-N-acetylmuramate--L-alanine ligase has product MMFHRFAGLRHAHFVGIGGAGMSGIAEVLLQYELAVSGCDLAASEATARLASLGARISLGHSPEHLDGVDLLVISSAVAAANPEVRAARERGITVVRRAEMLAELMRLKYGIAVAGTHGKTTTTSLAGTLLTEAGLDPTVIVGGRLRVSGTGARLGQSDYMVVEADEFDRSFLSLSPVVAVITTIDADHLDTYRDLAEIQDAFVTFASRVPFFGQIVACLDDPRVAEVLPRLANRRIVTYGLAEPADLRAVDLEALPTGTRFRVVHVQRGDLGEFLVPMPGLHNVRNALAAIGVALALGIEPPAIARALATFSGVHRRFERLGDLSGAEIIDDYAHHPTEVAATLAAARQVYPRRRIVAVFQPHLFSRTRDLAGDFGRVLLGADRAVVTDVYPSRESPIPGVTGELVVTAARAAGHPWVRYCPTRAEAEALVRAELEPGDVVLTLGAGDIVRLAQSLAASGAEVPS; this is encoded by the coding sequence ATGATGTTCCATCGCTTCGCCGGCTTGCGGCACGCGCACTTCGTCGGCATCGGCGGCGCCGGGATGAGCGGCATCGCCGAGGTCCTGCTGCAGTACGAGCTCGCCGTCTCGGGCTGCGACCTCGCGGCGAGCGAGGCGACGGCGCGCCTGGCGTCGCTCGGGGCGCGGATCTCCCTCGGCCACTCGCCGGAGCACCTCGACGGCGTCGACCTGCTGGTGATCTCCTCGGCCGTCGCGGCGGCCAACCCGGAGGTCCGCGCGGCGCGCGAGCGCGGCATCACCGTGGTCCGCCGTGCCGAGATGCTCGCCGAGCTGATGCGACTCAAGTACGGCATCGCCGTGGCCGGGACGCACGGCAAGACGACCACCACCTCGCTCGCCGGCACACTGCTCACCGAAGCCGGGCTCGACCCGACGGTGATCGTCGGCGGACGCCTGCGCGTCTCGGGGACCGGCGCCCGCCTCGGCCAGAGCGACTACATGGTGGTCGAAGCCGACGAGTTCGACCGCAGTTTCCTCTCGCTCTCTCCGGTGGTGGCGGTGATCACGACGATCGACGCCGATCACCTCGACACCTACCGCGACCTCGCCGAGATCCAGGACGCCTTCGTCACCTTCGCCAGCCGCGTGCCCTTCTTCGGCCAGATCGTCGCCTGCCTCGACGACCCGCGGGTCGCCGAGGTGCTGCCGCGCCTGGCGAATCGACGGATCGTCACCTACGGCCTCGCCGAGCCCGCCGACCTGCGCGCCGTCGACCTCGAGGCGTTGCCGACCGGCACGCGTTTCCGCGTCGTGCACGTGCAGCGCGGCGATCTCGGCGAGTTCCTGGTGCCGATGCCAGGCCTGCACAATGTCCGGAACGCGCTCGCGGCGATCGGGGTGGCGCTCGCCCTGGGCATCGAACCGCCGGCGATCGCTCGCGCGCTCGCCACCTTCTCGGGCGTCCACCGTCGCTTCGAGCGGCTCGGCGACCTCTCGGGCGCCGAGATCATCGACGACTACGCGCACCACCCGACCGAGGTCGCCGCGACCCTCGCCGCAGCGCGTCAGGTCTATCCGCGCCGTCGCATCGTCGCGGTGTTCCAGCCGCACCTCTTCTCGCGCACCCGCGATCTCGCGGGCGACTTCGGCCGCGTCCTGCTCGGCGCCGACCGCGCGGTGGTCACCGACGTCTACCCGTCGCGCGAATCGCCGATCCCCGGAGTGACGGGGGAGCTCGTCGTCACCGCCGCACGGGCGGCGGGACACCCGTGGGTGCGCTACTGCCCGACACGGGCCGAGGCTGAGGCGCTGGTGCGCGCCGAGCTCGAGCCCGGCGACGTCGTGCTGACGCTCGGCGCCGGCGACATCGTGCGTCTGGCGCAGTCGCTCGCCGCGAGCGGAGCGGAGGTCCCGTCGTGA
- a CDS encoding PASTA domain-containing protein, translated as MKHRLAIVLALVALWSAGIVWRLYHLQVVDHDDYRRKAEKQQQRVLELDAPRGTIYDARGRELAVSVAVESAFAVPREIGDAAAAARRIAPLLKLDATRLAALLATDREFVWVARKLDPPQAQALKAAKLPGIYFLDESKRYYPMRDVGAAVLGYVGTDDHGLGGLEAQFEKVVAGVPGRRTVLRDARSGTLATPDHEISEPLPGRDLHLTLDAVLQSVAETELARVVAERHAKSGSLVMLDPSTGAVLAMASVPGFDPNHFRSYPQESWRNRPVMDAYEPGSTFKMVTAAAALEGGLVDPDDIFDCEMGGITLAKTRISDHKPFGLLTFREVIAKSSNVGTIKTALRVANRPFYDTIRAFGFGRLTQIDLPGESAGLLMPVERWGPIAKAYISFGQGISITPLQLASAFAVVANGGRLLRPYIVAEVGDEGGRRSLHAQPEVVGEPVSRRTVATLASLLTSVVTDGTGKSAAIGGFPVAGKTGTAQKAVPGVGYLPDEFIASFVGFAPLDRPRVVVAVVVDDPKGGYHGGDVAAPVFKTVVERTLLYLGVRPERETPERWPGEPEPTEEPKTTVQVAERQETAAPATEAPAVVAAGPLLPDLAGMTARQATSQLTRLGLRPVLLGNGVVERQEPPAGAPLPARGGAVQVYLAAGVS; from the coding sequence GTGAAGCACCGACTCGCGATCGTGCTCGCCCTGGTGGCGTTGTGGAGCGCCGGGATCGTCTGGCGCCTCTACCACCTGCAGGTCGTCGACCACGACGACTACCGGCGCAAGGCCGAGAAGCAGCAGCAGCGCGTCCTCGAGCTCGACGCGCCGCGCGGGACGATCTACGACGCGCGCGGTCGCGAGCTCGCCGTGTCGGTGGCGGTGGAGTCGGCCTTCGCCGTGCCGCGCGAGATCGGCGACGCGGCGGCGGCGGCGCGGCGCATCGCGCCGCTGCTCAAGCTCGACGCCACGCGCCTCGCCGCCCTGCTCGCCACCGACCGCGAGTTCGTCTGGGTGGCGCGCAAGCTCGATCCGCCCCAGGCGCAGGCGCTCAAGGCCGCCAAGCTCCCCGGCATCTATTTTCTCGACGAGAGCAAGCGCTACTACCCGATGCGCGACGTGGGAGCGGCGGTGCTCGGGTACGTCGGCACCGACGACCACGGACTGGGCGGCCTCGAGGCGCAGTTCGAGAAGGTGGTGGCCGGCGTGCCGGGACGGCGCACCGTGCTGCGCGATGCGCGCTCGGGAACGCTGGCGACGCCCGACCACGAAATCTCCGAGCCGCTGCCGGGGCGCGATCTGCACCTGACGCTCGACGCCGTGCTGCAGAGCGTCGCCGAGACCGAGCTCGCACGAGTGGTCGCCGAGCGACACGCCAAGAGCGGCAGCCTGGTGATGCTCGACCCGTCCACCGGCGCGGTGCTGGCGATGGCTTCCGTGCCCGGCTTCGACCCGAATCACTTCCGTTCGTACCCGCAGGAGTCGTGGCGCAACCGCCCGGTGATGGACGCCTACGAGCCGGGCTCCACCTTCAAGATGGTCACCGCCGCGGCGGCGCTCGAAGGCGGGCTGGTGGACCCCGACGACATATTCGACTGCGAGATGGGCGGCATCACCCTGGCGAAGACCCGGATCTCGGACCACAAGCCGTTTGGCCTCCTGACCTTTCGCGAGGTGATCGCCAAGTCGAGCAACGTCGGCACGATCAAGACGGCGCTGCGTGTCGCCAACCGTCCCTTCTACGACACCATCCGCGCCTTCGGCTTCGGACGGTTGACGCAGATCGACCTGCCCGGCGAAAGCGCCGGCCTGCTGATGCCGGTCGAGCGCTGGGGTCCGATCGCCAAGGCCTACATCTCGTTCGGCCAGGGGATCTCGATCACTCCGCTCCAGCTCGCCTCCGCCTTCGCGGTGGTGGCGAACGGCGGACGCCTGCTGCGGCCGTACATCGTCGCCGAGGTGGGTGACGAAGGGGGACGACGCTCGCTGCACGCGCAACCGGAGGTCGTCGGCGAGCCGGTGTCGCGCCGGACCGTGGCGACGCTCGCCTCGCTGCTCACCTCGGTGGTGACCGACGGAACGGGCAAGTCGGCGGCGATCGGCGGATTCCCCGTGGCCGGCAAGACCGGAACCGCGCAGAAGGCGGTGCCCGGAGTCGGCTACCTGCCGGACGAGTTCATCGCCAGCTTCGTCGGCTTCGCGCCGCTCGACCGCCCGCGGGTCGTGGTGGCCGTCGTGGTGGACGACCCCAAGGGGGGCTACCACGGAGGCGACGTGGCGGCGCCGGTGTTCAAGACCGTGGTCGAGCGGACGCTGCTTTACCTCGGCGTACGGCCCGAGCGCGAGACGCCGGAGCGGTGGCCGGGCGAGCCCGAGCCGACCGAGGAGCCGAAGACGACCGTGCAGGTTGCCGAGCGCCAGGAGACGGCAGCGCCCGCGACCGAGGCGCCCGCCGTGGTCGCCGCCGGGCCCCTGCTCCCGGATCTGGCCGGGATGACCGCGCGCCAGGCGACGAGCCAGCTCACCCGGCTCGGTCTGCGGCCGGTCCTGCTCGGCAACGGGGTCGTCGAGCGGCAGGAGCCGCCGGCCGGGGCCCCGTTGCCGGCACGCGGCGGTGCGGTTCAGGTCTACCTCGCGGCGGGGGTCTCCTGA
- the ftsW gene encoding putative lipid II flippase FtsW, giving the protein MAKKLAFDRVLFTTVSLLAGLGLVMVYSASAAQAAGRPINLFLVKQGVAALIGFALMLLAMHVDYRKLREPAVVGSLVAAALLLLALVLVGPELNATRRWIFLAGVSFQPSELAKLALVAYLAYQIEKKQDRVNSTELLIPAALITGLLAGLVVLEPDLGTAVLLCGTAATMLFIAGLSWRFVATLGGLAVPTIYFLIVTVPYRRQRLLTFLDPERDPLRSGFQVLQSLIAVGSGGLLGLGPGQSVQKLYFLPYPFSDFIYAIVAEELGLVGAVAVLALFGVLLWRGVLAGMRAPDLFGRYLGWGITTVLVLQALINISVVIAIFPTKGMTLPFISYGGSSLVMALLLSGVLLNISQHA; this is encoded by the coding sequence TTGGCTAAGAAGCTCGCCTTCGACCGGGTTCTCTTCACGACCGTCTCGCTGCTCGCCGGCCTCGGCCTGGTGATGGTCTATTCGGCGAGCGCCGCCCAGGCGGCCGGACGGCCGATCAACCTGTTCCTGGTCAAGCAGGGGGTCGCGGCGCTCATCGGCTTCGCCCTGATGCTGCTCGCCATGCACGTCGACTACCGCAAGCTCCGTGAGCCCGCGGTCGTGGGCTCGCTGGTGGCGGCCGCGCTGCTCCTGCTCGCCCTCGTCCTGGTCGGCCCCGAGCTCAACGCGACGCGGCGCTGGATCTTCCTCGCCGGCGTCTCCTTCCAGCCGTCGGAGCTCGCCAAGCTGGCGCTCGTCGCCTACCTCGCCTACCAGATCGAGAAGAAGCAGGATCGCGTCAACTCCACCGAGCTGCTGATTCCGGCGGCGCTGATCACCGGCCTGCTCGCCGGCCTGGTGGTGCTCGAGCCCGACCTCGGCACGGCCGTCCTGCTCTGCGGCACGGCGGCGACGATGCTCTTCATCGCCGGGCTTTCGTGGCGGTTCGTCGCCACTCTCGGCGGTCTGGCGGTGCCGACGATCTACTTCCTGATCGTCACCGTGCCGTACCGCCGCCAACGCCTGCTGACCTTCCTCGACCCGGAGCGCGATCCGCTTCGCTCGGGTTTCCAGGTGCTCCAGTCGCTCATCGCCGTCGGCTCCGGGGGGCTGCTCGGCCTCGGACCGGGGCAGAGCGTGCAGAAGCTCTACTTCCTGCCCTATCCGTTCTCCGACTTCATCTACGCCATCGTCGCCGAGGAGCTCGGGCTCGTCGGGGCGGTCGCCGTGCTGGCGCTCTTCGGCGTCCTCCTCTGGCGCGGCGTGCTCGCCGGAATGCGGGCGCCCGACCTCTTCGGTCGTTACCTCGGCTGGGGGATCACCACCGTCCTGGTCCTGCAGGCGCTGATCAATATCAGTGTGGTCATCGCCATCTTCCCCACCAAGGGGATGACCCTGCCGTTCATCTCGTACGGCGGCTCGTCGCTCGTCATGGCGCTGCTGCTCTCCGGCGTGCTGCTCAACATCTCCCAACATGCCTGA
- a CDS encoding FtsQ-type POTRA domain-containing protein: protein MTPAPIGPEAKVLPFRRRQGAVRIRRRPLVARLAAPFAQALLLVGAPAALLFWVLASPSFALADVQVEGLTHVAPQWVDRALAPLRGRNLPRLELGEVSGRLSANPWIEAVTVEKRLPRALRVAVVEKRPAALLRREHELLYLDSAGQVIAPFDPADGAADLLLVSVAAGAERELPQVFAFASELAAAAPAVGSGLSEVAVLGDGDFRVFSAALPFPVLLRRGPLAHRLAVLGEWLPELRRRYPKLDAVDLRFPRRMILVPGEAPPREASDDRKVRTATWQSPSSTS from the coding sequence GTGACGCCGGCGCCGATCGGCCCCGAGGCGAAGGTGCTGCCGTTCCGCCGCCGGCAGGGGGCGGTGCGGATCCGCCGCCGTCCGCTCGTCGCCCGGCTCGCCGCACCGTTCGCCCAGGCGCTGCTGCTCGTCGGTGCGCCGGCGGCGCTGCTCTTCTGGGTGCTGGCTTCGCCGAGCTTCGCGCTCGCCGACGTGCAGGTCGAGGGGCTCACCCACGTGGCGCCGCAGTGGGTCGACCGGGCGCTCGCGCCGCTGCGCGGCCGCAACCTCCCGCGCCTCGAGCTCGGCGAGGTCTCGGGGCGCCTCTCGGCCAACCCGTGGATCGAGGCGGTGACCGTCGAAAAGCGCCTGCCGCGCGCACTGCGTGTCGCGGTGGTGGAGAAGCGGCCTGCCGCGCTATTGCGCCGCGAGCACGAGCTGCTCTACCTCGACAGCGCGGGGCAGGTCATCGCGCCGTTCGACCCGGCCGACGGGGCCGCCGATCTGCTCCTCGTGTCGGTGGCCGCCGGCGCCGAGCGCGAGCTGCCGCAGGTGTTCGCCTTCGCCAGCGAGCTCGCGGCGGCCGCGCCGGCCGTCGGGTCGGGTCTCTCGGAGGTCGCTGTGCTGGGCGACGGTGACTTCCGGGTCTTCTCCGCGGCGCTGCCGTTTCCCGTGCTGCTCCGGCGGGGCCCGCTCGCACACCGCCTGGCGGTGCTCGGCGAGTGGCTCCCCGAGCTGCGCCGCCGCTATCCCAAGCTCGACGCGGTCGACCTGCGTTTCCCGCGTCGCATGATTCTGGTTCCGGGCGAGGCGCCTCCGCGCGAGGCGTCCGACGATCGAAAGGTGAGGACCGCAACATGGCAAAGCCCGAGCAGTACCTCGTAG
- the ftsA gene encoding cell division protein FtsA, with protein MAKPEQYLVGIDIGSSKVAVLIGQRDAKGALEVAGKGTAPNRGTRRGNIVNVEATVEALKAASEEAEVMAGVEISRAYVGVAGADIRSVNSRGMVSVSRKDREIASQDIKRALEAAQSAALPSDREILHALPQEFIVDEQGGISDPLGMLGSRLEVTVHLITGQVARSKTLLTCVNRAGIEVAEMIFEPLAAAEAVLSPDERDLGVLLLDIGAGTTGYALFADGEMEHSAVLPIGAGHFTNDLAMVLRTPYAEAERIKIKEGCCLAAMVQDEEGISVPAVAGGAARVVPRREICEILQPRAEELLSLLREDLVKNGWDGTLRGGVVLTGGGAQLDGLLEMAGQVFGSSVRFGLPQGLGGLHDVINSPSWSTAAGLLHYGLVAEQNAVRKERRSGFSVRSMMGSLRSVFSDLL; from the coding sequence ATGGCAAAGCCCGAGCAGTACCTCGTAGGCATCGACATCGGCTCGTCCAAGGTCGCCGTGCTGATCGGACAGCGCGACGCCAAGGGGGCGCTCGAGGTGGCCGGCAAGGGGACCGCCCCGAACCGCGGTACCCGGCGCGGCAACATCGTCAACGTCGAGGCCACCGTCGAGGCGCTCAAGGCGGCGAGCGAGGAGGCTGAGGTGATGGCCGGGGTGGAGATCTCGCGTGCCTACGTCGGGGTCGCCGGAGCGGACATCCGCAGCGTCAACTCGCGCGGCATGGTGTCGGTGTCACGCAAGGACCGCGAGATCGCCAGCCAGGACATCAAGCGGGCGCTCGAAGCGGCGCAGTCGGCGGCGTTGCCCTCCGATCGCGAGATCCTCCATGCCCTGCCGCAGGAGTTCATCGTCGACGAGCAGGGCGGCATCAGCGACCCGCTGGGGATGCTGGGCAGCCGGCTCGAGGTGACGGTTCACCTGATCACGGGTCAGGTGGCGCGCTCGAAGACGCTGCTGACCTGCGTCAACCGCGCCGGTATCGAGGTGGCCGAGATGATCTTCGAGCCGCTCGCCGCGGCCGAGGCAGTGCTCTCGCCCGACGAGCGCGACCTCGGCGTGCTGCTGCTCGACATCGGGGCCGGCACCACCGGCTACGCGCTCTTCGCCGACGGCGAGATGGAGCACTCGGCGGTGCTGCCGATCGGCGCGGGTCACTTCACCAACGACTTGGCGATGGTCCTGCGGACGCCCTATGCCGAGGCCGAGCGCATCAAGATCAAGGAAGGCTGCTGTCTCGCCGCCATGGTCCAGGACGAGGAGGGGATCTCGGTGCCGGCGGTGGCCGGTGGGGCGGCGCGCGTCGTGCCGCGCCGCGAGATCTGCGAGATCCTCCAGCCGCGCGCCGAGGAGCTGCTCTCGCTGCTGCGCGAGGACCTGGTCAAGAACGGCTGGGACGGGACGCTGCGCGGCGGGGTGGTGCTGACCGGCGGCGGCGCGCAGCTCGACGGCCTGCTCGAGATGGCGGGGCAGGTCTTCGGCTCGAGCGTCCGCTTCGGACTGCCGCAGGGGCTCGGCGGTCTGCACGACGTGATCAACTCGCCGTCCTGGTCGACCGCCGCCGGCCTGCTGCACTACGGACTGGTCGCCGAGCAGAACGCGGTGCGCAAGGAACGGCGAAGCGGCTTCTCGGTGCGCTCGATGATGGGCAGCCTGCGCAGCGTGTTCTCCGATCTGCTCTAG
- a CDS encoding phospho-N-acetylmuramoyl-pentapeptide-transferase — protein MLLDLLLPLHERLPALNVFRYITFRTAGAVLTALAICLLAGPRFIALLRRLSVGQNIREVGPASHQVKAGTPTMGGLLILVSLTGATLLWAQLRNPLVWLALAVTLGFGAVGFADDLLKVRRHRNLGLGVRAKLGGQFLVAGGAGLALWIWPEHFGVPASLTFPFFKGWVLPLGGWYVPFALVVLVSTSNGVNLTDGLDGLAIGAMLIAASTYAVFTYVAGHAGLARYLQVPYVAGVGEVAVFCGALAGASLGFLWFNAHPAEVFMGDVGSLALGGAIGTVALLSRQEIVLILVGGLFVIEAVSVILQVASFKATGRRIFRMAPLHHHFELGGWAESKVIARFWILSLVFALLGLSTLKLR, from the coding sequence ATGCTGCTCGACCTCCTGCTGCCCCTGCACGAGCGCCTGCCGGCGCTCAACGTCTTCCGCTACATCACCTTCCGCACGGCCGGTGCGGTGCTCACGGCGCTGGCGATCTGCCTGCTCGCCGGACCGCGCTTCATCGCCCTGCTGCGCCGCCTGTCGGTCGGTCAGAACATCCGCGAGGTCGGTCCGGCGAGCCATCAGGTCAAGGCCGGCACGCCGACGATGGGCGGCCTGCTCATCCTCGTCAGTCTTACCGGAGCGACGCTGCTCTGGGCCCAGCTGCGCAACCCCCTCGTCTGGCTGGCGCTCGCCGTCACGCTCGGCTTCGGGGCGGTCGGCTTTGCCGACGATCTGCTCAAGGTCCGGCGGCATCGCAATCTGGGGCTCGGGGTGCGCGCGAAGCTCGGTGGCCAGTTCCTCGTCGCGGGCGGCGCCGGTCTGGCGCTCTGGATCTGGCCCGAGCACTTCGGCGTGCCGGCGAGCCTCACTTTCCCCTTCTTCAAGGGCTGGGTGCTGCCGCTCGGCGGGTGGTACGTGCCGTTCGCCCTCGTGGTGCTGGTGAGCACGTCGAACGGCGTGAATCTCACCGATGGGCTCGACGGCCTGGCGATCGGCGCGATGCTCATCGCCGCCTCGACTTACGCCGTCTTCACCTACGTGGCGGGCCATGCCGGCCTGGCGCGCTACCTGCAGGTGCCGTACGTCGCCGGGGTCGGCGAGGTGGCCGTCTTCTGCGGCGCGCTCGCCGGAGCCTCGCTGGGCTTCCTCTGGTTCAACGCGCATCCGGCCGAGGTCTTCATGGGCGACGTCGGCTCGCTCGCGCTCGGCGGCGCCATCGGCACCGTCGCCCTGCTCTCGCGGCAGGAGATCGTGCTGATCCTCGTCGGCGGGCTCTTCGTCATCGAAGCGGTCTCCGTCATCCTCCAAGTGGCCTCGTTCAAGGCCACCGGCCGCCGGATCTTCCGCATGGCGCCGTTGCATCACCACTTCGAGCTCGGCGGTTGGGCGGAGTCGAAGGTGATCGCGCGCTTCTGGATCCTCTCGCTGGTCTTCGCCCTGCTCGGGCTGTCGACCCTCAAGCTGCGATGA
- the murD gene encoding UDP-N-acetylmuramoyl-L-alanine--D-glutamate ligase, protein MNAPFDPARLRRVLVYGLGLSGLAAARLLRRRGIEVVGVDRRQLAGEALGALAGEPGFSALLGREPDTLPPGVDAIVASPGVPVDRPVLAAARAAGLPVVAEVELAFRLLEGTVVAVTGSNGKSTVTAMTGTLLAGAGFPTEVCGNIGLPLCDVVDGAPGRVFVVELSSFQLEGISRFRPRAAALLNLSPDHLDRHGSLAAYLAAKQRVFENQTAADVAVLNADETAVAETPVAARRRLFSRRGPVIDGCYVEGGEVVEVAPGQRPRRLFAVADVPVPGLHNLENAMAAALLARAGGASVEAIAPALASYRGLPHRLERVRERGGVVFFDDSKGTNVAATERSLEGFADGSVHLILGGRNKGADLAYLAPMVERKARRIYLIGESAEAFERALAAHAPFERCGTLDRAIVSAAAAARPGESVVLSPACASFDQFRDYLHRGEEFKRLVRELPAEVTVG, encoded by the coding sequence ATGAACGCGCCCTTCGATCCCGCCCGCCTGCGCCGGGTCCTGGTCTACGGGCTGGGGCTCTCGGGCCTTGCGGCAGCGCGCCTGCTGCGCCGTCGCGGCATCGAGGTCGTCGGCGTCGACCGCCGTCAGCTCGCCGGCGAGGCGCTCGGTGCGCTCGCCGGCGAGCCGGGCTTTTCGGCGCTGCTCGGCCGCGAGCCCGACACGCTCCCGCCAGGAGTCGACGCGATCGTCGCGAGCCCCGGGGTGCCGGTCGACCGGCCGGTCCTCGCCGCGGCTCGGGCGGCCGGACTGCCGGTGGTGGCGGAGGTCGAGCTGGCCTTTCGCCTCCTCGAGGGAACGGTCGTCGCGGTGACGGGAAGCAACGGCAAGAGCACGGTGACGGCGATGACCGGGACGTTGCTCGCCGGCGCCGGATTCCCCACCGAGGTCTGCGGCAACATCGGTCTGCCGCTCTGCGACGTCGTCGACGGCGCGCCCGGGCGGGTCTTCGTCGTCGAGCTCTCGAGCTTCCAGCTCGAGGGGATCTCCCGCTTCCGGCCGCGCGCCGCGGCGCTGCTCAACCTCTCGCCCGACCACCTCGACCGGCACGGGAGCCTCGCGGCCTACCTCGCCGCCAAGCAGCGTGTCTTCGAGAACCAGACCGCCGCCGACGTGGCAGTGCTCAACGCCGACGAGACGGCGGTTGCCGAAACGCCCGTGGCGGCGCGGCGCCGTCTCTTCTCGCGTCGCGGCCCGGTGATCGACGGCTGCTACGTGGAGGGCGGCGAGGTCGTCGAGGTCGCGCCGGGGCAGAGGCCGCGCCGCCTCTTCGCCGTCGCCGACGTGCCGGTGCCGGGGCTGCACAACCTCGAGAACGCGATGGCCGCCGCACTGCTGGCGCGCGCCGGCGGGGCGAGCGTCGAGGCGATCGCGCCGGCGCTCGCCAGCTACCGGGGTCTGCCGCATCGCCTCGAGCGGGTGCGCGAGCGCGGCGGCGTGGTCTTCTTCGACGACTCGAAGGGGACGAACGTCGCCGCGACCGAGCGCTCGCTCGAGGGCTTCGCGGACGGCTCGGTTCACCTCATCCTCGGCGGCCGCAACAAGGGCGCCGACCTCGCCTACCTGGCGCCGATGGTGGAGCGCAAGGCGCGGCGCATCTACCTCATCGGCGAGTCGGCCGAGGCGTTCGAGCGCGCGCTCGCCGCCCACGCGCCGTTCGAGCGCTGCGGCACGCTCGACCGGGCCATCGTCTCCGCGGCGGCGGCGGCGCGACCCGGCGAGTCGGTCGTGCTCTCTCCGGCCTGCGCCAGCTTCGACCAGTTTCGCGACTACCTGCACCGCGGCGAGGAGTTCAAGCGCCTGGTGCGCGAGCTGCCGGCGGAGGTGACCGTTGGCTAA
- a CDS encoding UDP-N-acetylmuramoyl-L-alanyl-D-glutamate--2,6-diaminopimelate ligase yields the protein MRLAELVAGMPVIGSAGTDPEVSGIAYDSRQVRPGDLFVGWRGVRHDPRDFVADAVAGGAVAVIVDAPAPADVPSVVPWLEAAEPRALLAPLAARLFAHPERELTLLGVTGTNGKSTTVAALAAIWQAAGRPCAVFGTLGHAFAGDELARFGRTTPEGSDLLSAIRAARDRGAVAAAMEVSSHSLVQGRVEGLRFDAAVFTNLTRDHLDFHGGMEGYFAAKRRLFDRLKPGGRAVVNLDDPWGKRLAEELPDALTFGESGAVRLVDAALSERSTRGRLLTPRGELAFEARLLGRYNLANLWAAAATAEALELPHEAIAAGLAALAPLPGRMEPVDCGQAFPVLIDFAHTDAALEAALRSLRELSGRKVIVVFGCGGDRDPGKRPLMGRIAGRLADLPIVTSDNPRSEDPLAIIAAVEEGLRASGNPGYRVMPDRREAIRRALAVAGGGRYAVLVAGKGHEQVQLVGDRRIPFSDREEIEKALVELRDRPVAS from the coding sequence ATGCGCCTCGCCGAGCTCGTGGCCGGGATGCCGGTGATCGGCTCCGCCGGAACCGACCCGGAGGTGAGCGGAATCGCCTACGACTCGCGGCAGGTGCGGCCGGGCGACCTGTTCGTCGGCTGGCGCGGCGTACGGCACGACCCGCGCGACTTCGTCGCCGATGCGGTCGCCGGCGGCGCGGTGGCGGTGATCGTCGACGCGCCGGCGCCGGCGGACGTTCCGTCGGTCGTGCCGTGGCTCGAGGCGGCCGAGCCGCGAGCCTTGCTCGCGCCGCTCGCCGCCCGCCTGTTCGCCCATCCGGAGCGCGAGCTGACGCTGCTCGGCGTCACCGGGACCAACGGCAAGTCGACGACGGTCGCGGCCCTGGCGGCGATCTGGCAGGCCGCCGGACGGCCCTGCGCCGTCTTCGGCACGCTCGGCCATGCCTTCGCCGGCGACGAGCTGGCGAGGTTCGGACGCACCACGCCGGAGGGCTCCGACCTGCTGTCGGCGATCCGCGCGGCGCGTGATCGCGGAGCGGTCGCCGCGGCGATGGAGGTCTCGTCGCACTCGCTCGTCCAGGGCCGGGTCGAGGGGCTGCGCTTCGACGCGGCCGTCTTCACCAACCTGACGCGCGACCATCTCGACTTCCACGGCGGGATGGAGGGCTACTTCGCCGCCAAGCGGCGGCTCTTCGACCGCCTGAAGCCGGGTGGCCGAGCGGTGGTCAACCTCGACGACCCCTGGGGCAAGCGGCTCGCCGAGGAGCTGCCCGACGCGCTGACCTTCGGCGAGTCGGGCGCGGTGCGCCTGGTGGACGCCGCGCTGTCGGAGCGCTCGACGCGCGGACGACTGCTGACTCCGCGCGGCGAGCTCGCCTTCGAGGCCAGGCTGCTCGGGCGGTACAACCTCGCCAACCTCTGGGCCGCCGCCGCGACCGCCGAAGCGCTCGAGCTGCCGCACGAGGCGATCGCCGCCGGCCTGGCTGCGCTCGCCCCCTTGCCCGGACGGATGGAGCCGGTCGACTGCGGCCAGGCATTCCCGGTGCTGATCGACTTCGCCCACACCGATGCGGCGCTCGAAGCGGCGCTGCGCTCGCTGCGCGAGCTCTCCGGTCGCAAGGTGATCGTCGTCTTCGGCTGTGGCGGCGACCGTGATCCCGGGAAGCGTCCGCTCATGGGGCGGATCGCCGGGCGGCTCGCCGACCTGCCGATCGTGACCTCCGACAACCCGCGCAGCGAGGATCCCCTGGCGATCATCGCGGCGGTGGAGGAGGGGCTGCGGGCGAGCGGCAACCCGGGCTATCGCGTCATGCCGGATCGCCGCGAGGCGATCCGCCGGGCGCTCGCCGTGGCCGGCGGCGGACGCTACGCCGTACTGGTCGCCGGCAAGGGACACGAGCAGGTGCAGCTCGTCGGCGATCGCCGCATTCCGTTCTCCGATCGCGAGGAGATCGAGAAGGCGCTCGTCGAGCTGCGGGACCGACCGGTGGCGAGCTGA